The genomic DNA GTCGCGAACGAGGGTGTCCGCGAGACGTCGAGGCGCAGATCGGCGCAGGGGAACAGCGCCGAGGGGCCGGTGCAGACGATCTTCCGGAGGCGCTCACCCGGATCGCTGCCATCGGAGCCGTCCTGGAAGGTGCCGGTGCGCAGCTGCCGGACGCTCCGGTCGACCGCGATGTCCAGCGTCTGCTGCTCGATGGCGATGACGCCGGCTTCCGCCACGACGCCCAGGAGCGCCAGGAACGGCGCGGCCAGGAGCGCGAACTCCACAGCTGAGGCGCCGGTCCGGTGACCGGCGAATCGCCGAACGCGCCGGGCGGTGCCCTCGGTCCCGCCGGGACGGCGGCCGGTCGCGACGCGCCGCAAGATGCCCATCATGCCGAACGAACTCTGCAGGTCCATGCCTGCCGCTGTCCGGACGCAGAGGCGCGGACGAAATAACCCTATGACGAGGCCGTTTAAAAACGGTTCAAATCTGAGTAGAAATTGTGTGTTCAGGAAGATTTTGCGGGCGCGACGCGTGATGAGGGCCCAGATTCACCCTCAGGTTGTGTATTGTTGTATCCTCTCACGGTGCTGGTCCCGATGCGGCCAGTCCTCGGCGCGGCGGCGGACCTTGGAGGGCCGCGTATAGACGTTGTTCACAGCTGAAGGGGCCTCATTCGAGCTTCGACAGCTTGCCGGGGCTCCGGCGCGACGGAATTTTAGGAGCTGGACCTTACGCCTGCCGGAGCGGTGGCCGGTGCCGCCGCAGCCGCCGATCCGGTCCCGCCCTGGGAGACGCGTCCATTTCCCCCTTTTGGAGAGTGCTCCGCGCGGGCTCGCGGGCCGTGACCGACCGGTCCGGCTCGGTCGCCCTGACCTTCGGCCTGAGCGCCGTTGTGCTGCTCGGCCTGACCGGGGGCGGCATCGATTACGCCCGCCTCGCCGCCCGGCGCAGCCAGCTTCAGAACGCCGCCGATGCCGGCGTCCTCGCGGCCGGCAACTACCTCAAGCTCGCCGTCGCGACCTCGGCGGCGGCCAAGAGCATCGTGGTCGACACGGTCCACGCCCAGGCGGCGCCGCGCCCCGAGAGCCCCTACGCCCTGCGGGTCGAGGTGGCGGACGACAAGACCAGCGTCGCCACGACGGTGGACGAGACCGTCAAGCTCGCGTTCGGCGGCTTCGTCGGCGTGCCCGCCGTCAAGGTCTCGGTCCGCTCGACGGTCCGCGTCGTTGGCAAGATGCGCCTCTGCCTGCTGACGCTGGACCCGCTCGCCGCCGGCGCGTTCGAGCTGGAGAAGAGCGCCGAGGTGACCGCCCAGGATTGCTCCCTCTACAGCAACTCGCAGAGCCCGCGCGGCATGGTCGGCAAGGACAGCGCCTATGCCCGGGCGCAGACGATCTGCACCGCCGGCGGCTTCGACGGCGCCCGCGCGAATTTCGCGCCGCCGCCGCAGACGGGCTGCCCGCCGATCCAGGACCCCCTGAAGGACCGGGCGGCGCCGCCGGTCGGCGCGTGCACGGCGATCCCGTCCTCGGCCAACAGCAAGCGCGACACCGGCGGCAACCTCGTCGACCAGAGCGCCACCCTCGAGCCGGGCACCTATTGCGGTGGCCTGCGCATCACCAAGAACGCCTCGGTGACGCTGCGCGCCGGCACCTACGTGATGAAGGACGGGCCGCTCATCGTCGACCAGAGCGCCGCCATGTCCGGCACCGACGTCGCCTTCTACTTCACCGGCAACAAGGGCGGTCTCCTCTTCGACAAGAAGACAACGGTCAGCCTGTCGGCGCCGACCACCGGCCCCATGGCCGGCCTGCTGATGATGGAGGAGCGCACGGTCAGCGATCCCGTCGATCCCGCGGCGATCCTCGCCGGCCTGGACCAGGCCGTCGCGCCGCTGCTGCCGTCGCCCCCGTCGCCCCCGTCGCCGACCCCGCCGCCGCTGGCCGCGACCAAGCCCATGCGGACCTACCGCATCATCAGCGACAACGCGCGGACCATGCTGGGGACGCTCTACCTCCCGGCCGGTCGCGTGGTGATCGACGCCGACAAGCCCGTCGCGGACCAGTCGGCCTACACGGTGATCGTGGCCCAGCAGGTCAACCTGTACCAGGGCCCGAACCTCTATCTGAACGCGAATTACGACGGGACCAGCGTGCCGGTGCCGAAGGGGGTCGGACCCCTCTCGGGCAAGCTGCTGCTGTCCCAGTAGGGAGGACGCGATGCGGATCCTGCGTCGACGACTCGTCGCCTGGGAGTGACACGGTGCTCGCGCTGATCCTCGACGATTCCGAGATGAACAACCTGCTGATCATGCAGGCGCTCAAGCCCGTGGCGGACTGCGAGCCGGTCGCCTTCACGTGCCCCGTGACGGCGCTCGACTTCCTGCGGGCGCATGTCGACCGGATCGGGGTCGTCGTCACCGACTACGACATGCCCGGCCTGACGGGCCTCGAGGTCATCGCAGCGGCGCGGGCGATCCCGGGCTTCGCGCACGTGCCGATCGTGATGGTGACGAGCCTCGACCAGCGCAGCCTGCGCCACGAGGCCCTCCGCGCCGGCGCCACCGACTTCCTCGGCAAGCCCTGCGATCCCGTGGAGATCCAGGCACGCATCACCAACCTGATGAAGATCAGCGCGGCCCACCGGCAGGAGCAGGACCGGGCCGCCTGGCTCGCCCGCGAGGTCGCGGCGGCGGTCGCCGTCATCGAGGCGCGGGAGCGCGAAATCATCGCCCTCCTGATGCGCGCCGCCGAGCACCGCGACACCGATACCGGCGACCACATCGCCCGGGTGGCCGGCTACGTGGGCGTCATCGCCCGGAACCTCGGTTTCAACCCGGAGGAGATCCGGATCCTGAAGCTCGCCTCCACGATGCACGATGTCGGCAAGATCGGCGTGCCCGACGCGATCCTGCTCAAGCCGGGACCGCTCTCGGCCGAGGAGCGCGCGGAGATGGAGAAGCACGCCGAGCGCGGCCGGCGGATCCTGGAGGGCAGCACCTCCGACGTCGTGCGGCTGGCCGCCGAGATCGCCGAGAGCCACCACGAGCGCTGGGACGGCACCGGCTACCCGAAGGGTCTGCGCGGCGAGGCGATCCCGCTCTCCGGGCGCATCGTGGCGGTGGCGGACGTGTTCGATGCCCTCGTGACCGAGCGGCCCTACAAGGCGGCCTGGCCGCTCGAGCGGGCGCGGGCCTTCGTGGCGGACCAGAGCGGCCGCCACTTCGATCCCCGCTGCGTCGAGGCGTTCCTCGCGGGCTGGGAGGCGGTGACGCGGACCTGCCTGCGCGCCGCCGCCTGACACCATCCCCGTTCCCGTCCCCCCTTCCCCGCCCCTCCCCGCGTTCGGGCCCGACCGGGCCACCTCAAGGAGCAGAGCGTGCATCTCGCGTGGCTGAAGCCGAGGCGCTCCCTGGCGGGCCGGCTGGCTCTGGCGGTGACCGGCGCCGTCACGGCGGCGCTCGTCCTGGCGGCGGCGCTGTCGGTCTGGCGCGAGGTCGCCCGCTACGCCGCCGACAAGCAGGCGGCGCTGGAAGCCGTCGCGCAGGTCTTCGCGCATGGCGGCGCCCGGGCCACCGCCGCGGGCGACGCCGACGGCGCGGACGCGTCGCTGCGGGCGATCGGCAAGGTGCCGTCCATCGTCTACGGCGCGATCGAGCGGCTGGACGGGTCCGTCCTCGCCGAGCAGGGGATCGGCCTGCGCCTGACCCGGGACGCCGCCCAGGACGGCGCGGACCTGTCCCTCCTGCACCTGCTCGCCACCCGGAGCCTCCAGGCGACCGCGCCGATCGTGGAGAACGGGCTGCCCGTCGGCCGGGTCGTGCTGATCGGCGAGACCGACGACATCCTCGGCCACATCTTGGCGGCCGCGCAGAACGCCGCGCTGGCGGCGCTGCTCGCCGTCGCGATCGGCGTCGGCGTGTCGCTCTACCTGCAGCGCAGCGTCACGCGCCCGCTCGCCGCCCTCGCCCGCACCATGGAGGCGGCCCGCCTGCGCCACGACTACGCGCAGCGCGCGCCCGTGGGAGGCGACGACGAGGTCGGCGCGCTGGCGCGGACCTTCAACGATCTGCTGTCGGCGGTGAACGAGCGCGATCACCGCCTCGCCGCCCACAGCGCTCACCTCGAGGCCGAGGTCAGCGCCCGGACGGCCGACCTGAGCGAGGCCAAGCAGGTCGCCGACGCCGCCAACGCCGCCAAGTCGGCCTTCCTGGCCACGATGAGCCACGAGATCCGGACCCCGATGAACGGCGTGCTGGTCATGGCCGAGTTGCTGGCCGGGTCCGACCTGCCCGCGCGCCAGCGCCGCTACGCCGAGGTGATCGCCCGGTCCGGCCGGTCGCTGCTGGCGATCATCAACGACATCCTCGATTTCGCGAAGGTCGAGGCGGGCAAGCTCGAGCTCGAGCGCGTGCCCGTGAGCCCCGCCGAACTGGCCGACACCGCGGTGACGCTCTTCGCCGAGCGGGCCCGGACGGCCGGGCTCGACCTCGCGGCCGAGGTCGCGCCGGAGGTTCCGCACGCGATCCTCGGCGACCCGGTCCGCCTCGGGCAGGTGCTGAGCAACTTCGTGTCGAACGCGCTGAAGTTCACCGAGGCCGGCCACGTCTCCGTCCGGATGGCGATCGATGCCGGCGACGGCTGCCTCGTCATCGCGGTCTCCGACACCGGGATCGGCATCCCGCAGGACAAGCTGGCCACGATCTTCTCGGCCTTCTCGCAGGCCGACCAGTCGACGACCCGCCGGTTCGGCGGCACCGGCCTCGGGCTCTCGATCGCCCAGCAGATCGTCGCCGCCATGGGCGGCACCGTGGCGGTGACGAGCCGCGTCGGCGCGGGCTCGACCTTCTCGGCGCGCATCCCCGTGACCGTCGCGGAGCCGGCCCGCCCGGTCCGGCGCCGCGAGGCGGTGCCGGCCGCGATCGTGCTGGACGCGGCCGGCCCCGCCACCCGCGCCGCCCTCGCGGCCGGCCTGGGCGCGGCCGGCTTCGCACCGGTCGCGCCGGTCGCGCCGGGGAGCGGCACCGCCGCCCACTGGATCGGCGACGCGGCCGCCCTCGTGGCGGCGGGCCGCCGGCCGGACCGGGCCGGGCGGGTGCTCGCCGTCGCGGGGCCGGGGGACGGCGCGGCCGACGCGGTGCTCAGCGCCGGCCTCGCCGACGCGGTGCTGCGCTGGCCGGTGACCCAGGCGGAGTGGCAACCCGTCCTGGCGGCGCTGGCCGCCGGGGACGCCCTCGCGGCGTCCGCGCCCTCGGCCGCGACAGCCGCCACGGCCGAGGCGCTCCCGCAATTCCCGGCCGCGCGGGTGCTCGTCGCCGACGACAGCGCGGTCAATTGCGAGGTCGCCCGCGAGGCGCTGGCCCGCTGCGGCGTGACCGACGTCGTGACCGTCGAGGACGGGGCCGCGGCCGTGGCGGCCGCCGCGGCGCGGCACTTCGACCTGATCCTGATGGACGGCAGCATGCCGGTCCTGGACGGCTTCGCGGCCGCGCGGCGGATCCGGCAGCGCGAGGCGACCGCCGGCGGGCGCGTTCCGATCGTCGCCCTCACGGCGCACGTCCTCGGCGAGGCCGCGGACGCCGCCGTGGCGGCCGGCATGGACGGGACGCTCCTGAAGCCCTTCACCCTGCGCCAGCTCGCCGACCTGCTGCAGGCGCAGGTGCCGGCGCTGCGCGGCGCGCCGGCGGACGCCCCCGCGCGAACCGGCACGCCCGAATCGGTCGGCCCGGTCGCCGCGCCGCCCGAGGCGGCCGGCGACCTCCTCGACGCCGAGGTCCTGGACGGGCTGCTCGGCCTCGGGGACGGCGCCTTCCTCGACCGCGTCCTCGACCTGTACCGGGCCCAGGGTCCGGTGGCGCTCGCCCATCTCAGGGCGGCCCTCGCCGCCTCCGATCAGCCGGCCATCGCCCGGGCCGCGCACAGTCTCAAGTCGATGAGCGCGAATGTCGGCGCGCGCGCCCTCGTGGCGCGGCTGCGCGTCATCGAGGAGGCTGCCCGGAGCGCCGCCTGCGCCGAGCGGGCGGACGCGTGTGACGCCCTGGACAGGCTGTTCACCGCGACGATCCGCGGCCTCGAGGAGCGGACCCGGCCCCGGGCGGCGGCTGCCTAGGAGCGGCGCGGGCGCAGCCGAAGACCGCTGTCGCCGACAGCTTCGACACCCGGTCTGGCCGGCCCGATGCCTCGTTCAGGAAATGTATTCCCTCGGTAGACCGCGCGATTTCGCAGACCTGCCCTGCGATCCGGTATCTGGCATACCAGAGGGATCCGCCGTATGGTTCCGCTTCCTCCCAAGCACTCCCTCAGCCCGCCCGGTTCGCCGCGGCGGGCTTTTTCGTGGTGCCGGCCGTGTGCCGGCTTGACCCGGGATCAGGTGATGAGCATGCGGCGGGTGAACATCGCGGCCGCGAACAGCACGGCGGCGGCGGCTGTGATGATGCTCGTCATCAGGATGCGGCGGGGCTCGGTCGAGGACCCGGCCTTGATGGGCTCCACGATCGGCACCAGGGCCACGACCTGCTGCTGGGCGACGATGCGGGCCCGGTCATAGGCCAGCTGCACGTCGCGATGATACTTCTCGGCGTTCTCGCGCTCGTGCTCGAGATCCTCGAACCGCGTGAGCGCGTCCGACAGGCGCCGCTTCTCCGTCGGCGCGGTGCCGGCCAGCTGCTGCTGGACCCGCGCGATGTTCGCGTCGAGATCACCGATCTGCTGCTTCAGGTCGACGATGCTGCGGGATTGCGGGCCGAGGTCCCGCTGGAGCACCGCGAGCTGGACGGCGAGCTTGGTGCGCGTCTCCCGCAGTTCCGAGACAGACTTGATGGTGGCGGTGTTCGACTTGATGACGTCGAGCACGCCCTCGCGGTTGCGCAGCTCGTTCAGGGCAGCGTTGGCCTTGGCCTCCCGCTCCTCCGCGAGCTTCAGGACGCGCGTGCTCACGTCGAGGGCGTCCTTCCGGGACGGCATGCTGAGCTCGTTCAGCATCCGCTCGGTGTCCGCCATGACCGCCTTGGTGATGGCGAGCGACTCGTCGGGATCGAAGGCCTCGACAGTCAGCGACATGATGCCGGACGCGGATTCGACGTCGACATCGACCCGGCGCCGCCAGTACCGCAGGAACTTCTCGACCGGCTTCTCAGGGTTGAAGCGGGAGAACATGTCGATGTCGTCCCGACCGAACCACGCGCGGATCGGGAGTTCCGCGGAGACCGCTTCGACCATCGGCCGACTGTGGATGTACTCCTGCGCGATGAGCGTTTCCTGGGCGACGGTCGCCTTGATCACGCCGACATTCGTGCCGACCGTGTCGGGCGTCGCCTTGTCGGCGGTTCCGATGGTCGGCCGGATCGCGAATCGCGCCTCGGTGACGTAGCGGTCGGAGGCGATCAGCCCGTAGTAGATCCCGGCGGCCAGGGTCGGGAGGACGAAGCAGACAACGAACAGGAGCGGCAGCCAGGGGTCGCTTTTGACGTGGCTCTGATAGGAGCGCACGCCCTTCTTGGTGTCGGGCAGGCCCGGGAGGCGCGCGAACTGCCGCAGCGACTGCGCGATCACCTTGTTCCGGTCGATGCCTTTCAGAGGCCTGCCCTGGGCTTTCTCGACCTGCATGTTCATAGTTGCTTCTCGAAGCTCGGGCTTGCGCGGGCATCGTCGGCCCGCGCGGCGTTCACACCGCTCGCGCAGCCCATCACACGGACAGGCGGCGAAAGCATGTCAGCCGCGATCCTCCGGGTTCGGCCGCGCCCGGCCATCCCGCCGGGCCAGCGGTCCCGCGATCCGCCGCAGGGGCAGATCCGTGCGTACGCGGGCGGTGCTGAACCGGTGCGACCCCGTGGGTCCGGCGCCGCAGCCGTTCCCGATCCTGTCGCGAGGTTTCGGAAGGACGGCGCCCCCGGTCGGGACCGCCGCACCATGCCCCTCTCCGGTACGGGAGAAGGGACCCGCGCCGCTCGCGGCACGGGCTCGGCGATCGCCTCGGTCCCAGCCCGCTCGGAACCGGCGCTAAGGGTGTTCCGCGACCGTGACCTGATCGGCGATGCCGTCGGTCTTGCCGCTGAGGCCCGGCACCTCGTCGAGCTGCCGCAGGCTGGTGAACCGGCCGCGCTCCTCCCGGTAACGCACGATCTCGAAGCCGTGGCCCTTCAGGGCCGGAACGCTGTCCAGCTCCTCGGCCGTCGCCGTGTTGAGATCGATCATGGTAGTGCCCCCCCTGCCGGTCGGCGCCGTGCCGTCGCTTCGGTCCCCGCATCGGCCCGGCCGCCTCAGCGGATGGGATCGGCGCGGAACTGCCCGTGGGCGGGCTCGGATGCCCGACAGCGGCAGGA from Methylobacterium radiotolerans JCM 2831 includes the following:
- a CDS encoding capsule polysaccharide transporter; the protein is MNMQVEKAQGRPLKGIDRNKVIAQSLRQFARLPGLPDTKKGVRSYQSHVKSDPWLPLLFVVCFVLPTLAAGIYYGLIASDRYVTEARFAIRPTIGTADKATPDTVGTNVGVIKATVAQETLIAQEYIHSRPMVEAVSAELPIRAWFGRDDIDMFSRFNPEKPVEKFLRYWRRRVDVDVESASGIMSLTVEAFDPDESLAITKAVMADTERMLNELSMPSRKDALDVSTRVLKLAEEREAKANAALNELRNREGVLDVIKSNTATIKSVSELRETRTKLAVQLAVLQRDLGPQSRSIVDLKQQIGDLDANIARVQQQLAGTAPTEKRRLSDALTRFEDLEHERENAEKYHRDVQLAYDRARIVAQQQVVALVPIVEPIKAGSSTEPRRILMTSIITAAAAVLFAAAMFTRRMLIT
- a CDS encoding TadE/TadG family type IV pilus assembly protein, which encodes MDLQSSFGMMGILRRVATGRRPGGTEGTARRVRRFAGHRTGASAVEFALLAAPFLALLGVVAEAGVIAIEQQTLDIAVDRSVRQLRTGTFQDGSDGSDPGERLRKIVCTGPSALFPCADLRLDVSRTPSFATSQPAEPFDKTTKNWTPGFGQRFECPQGGDTVTVRVAVPVMRLFQMLDFTGRIMADKTQLLVTTEIFRAEDYEPKPC
- a CDS encoding ATP-binding protein; protein product: MHLAWLKPRRSLAGRLALAVTGAVTAALVLAAALSVWREVARYAADKQAALEAVAQVFAHGGARATAAGDADGADASLRAIGKVPSIVYGAIERLDGSVLAEQGIGLRLTRDAAQDGADLSLLHLLATRSLQATAPIVENGLPVGRVVLIGETDDILGHILAAAQNAALAALLAVAIGVGVSLYLQRSVTRPLAALARTMEAARLRHDYAQRAPVGGDDEVGALARTFNDLLSAVNERDHRLAAHSAHLEAEVSARTADLSEAKQVADAANAAKSAFLATMSHEIRTPMNGVLVMAELLAGSDLPARQRRYAEVIARSGRSLLAIINDILDFAKVEAGKLELERVPVSPAELADTAVTLFAERARTAGLDLAAEVAPEVPHAILGDPVRLGQVLSNFVSNALKFTEAGHVSVRMAIDAGDGCLVIAVSDTGIGIPQDKLATIFSAFSQADQSTTRRFGGTGLGLSIAQQIVAAMGGTVAVTSRVGAGSTFSARIPVTVAEPARPVRRREAVPAAIVLDAAGPATRAALAAGLGAAGFAPVAPVAPGSGTAAHWIGDAAALVAAGRRPDRAGRVLAVAGPGDGAADAVLSAGLADAVLRWPVTQAEWQPVLAALAAGDALAASAPSAATAATAEALPQFPAARVLVADDSAVNCEVAREALARCGVTDVVTVEDGAAAVAAAAARHFDLILMDGSMPVLDGFAAARRIRQREATAGGRVPIVALTAHVLGEAADAAVAAGMDGTLLKPFTLRQLADLLQAQVPALRGAPADAPARTGTPESVGPVAAPPEAAGDLLDAEVLDGLLGLGDGAFLDRVLDLYRAQGPVALAHLRAALAASDQPAIARAAHSLKSMSANVGARALVARLRVIEEAARSAACAERADACDALDRLFTATIRGLEERTRPRAAAA
- a CDS encoding ComEA family DNA-binding protein; its protein translation is MIDLNTATAEELDSVPALKGHGFEIVRYREERGRFTSLRQLDEVPGLSGKTDGIADQVTVAEHP
- a CDS encoding TadE/TadG family type IV pilus assembly protein; protein product: MLRAGSRAVTDRSGSVALTFGLSAVVLLGLTGGGIDYARLAARRSQLQNAADAGVLAAGNYLKLAVATSAAAKSIVVDTVHAQAAPRPESPYALRVEVADDKTSVATTVDETVKLAFGGFVGVPAVKVSVRSTVRVVGKMRLCLLTLDPLAAGAFELEKSAEVTAQDCSLYSNSQSPRGMVGKDSAYARAQTICTAGGFDGARANFAPPPQTGCPPIQDPLKDRAAPPVGACTAIPSSANSKRDTGGNLVDQSATLEPGTYCGGLRITKNASVTLRAGTYVMKDGPLIVDQSAAMSGTDVAFYFTGNKGGLLFDKKTTVSLSAPTTGPMAGLLMMEERTVSDPVDPAAILAGLDQAVAPLLPSPPSPPSPTPPPLAATKPMRTYRIISDNARTMLGTLYLPAGRVVIDADKPVADQSAYTVIVAQQVNLYQGPNLYLNANYDGTSVPVPKGVGPLSGKLLLSQ
- a CDS encoding HD-GYP domain-containing protein, with the protein product MLALILDDSEMNNLLIMQALKPVADCEPVAFTCPVTALDFLRAHVDRIGVVVTDYDMPGLTGLEVIAAARAIPGFAHVPIVMVTSLDQRSLRHEALRAGATDFLGKPCDPVEIQARITNLMKISAAHRQEQDRAAWLAREVAAAVAVIEAREREIIALLMRAAEHRDTDTGDHIARVAGYVGVIARNLGFNPEEIRILKLASTMHDVGKIGVPDAILLKPGPLSAEERAEMEKHAERGRRILEGSTSDVVRLAAEIAESHHERWDGTGYPKGLRGEAIPLSGRIVAVADVFDALVTERPYKAAWPLERARAFVADQSGRHFDPRCVEAFLAGWEAVTRTCLRAAA